One Lepisosteus oculatus isolate fLepOcu1 chromosome 4, fLepOcu1.hap2, whole genome shotgun sequence genomic window, AAAAAGAAAGATGGGTGAAAGCATGGAGCAAGATATCAGTTGTAAAAGGATGAAGGATTCACATGGAGGACACATTTCAGCATGTGAGACAATATCGCTTTCTGGCTCACAGAGTCTAGTCAGCGAAAGTCATGAGGCAGGTAGTGAACCTCCTCCTGCCCAGGACACTCCTAAGAGAACACCAGACCCACAATGTAGAGGTTAGTGAGGACTCTTTATATTCGTATTTAGTATTATTGGCTATTACAACTGCATTTTGCCTTCTGTAAACTTTGAAACTTTGTAATAGTTTGAAACTAATTAATAATAGTCTGCCACTCTGTGACTGTCTTACAGTTCTCTTACACTATTAATTGTTATAATGGGACTTTTAACTAGAGCTTgcattaattttataattatattttgaatttCAACTTTAACCTTTAAAGCTTTAGGTAATATATTACAGAAGGATTTTTTAAGGGGACAGCTGGTTTATTTTGTGCAAAGTGCATCAGCCTTCATTTTGTccaatttcattttcagaaagttTTGACCGACTTTATATGGAAACATACATGTTAGGAGCTGGTGGATATGGCTCAGTCTATGCTGGATTCAGAAAAGAAGATGGACTTCCGGTAATTAGCCTTACTTCTTAAAAATGGTCATGATGTCCATTTAACTCAAGGTTTTCAATAGTGCCCATGAGGTTTAGAAGTGGAAGAGATAGTATTTTTTGTTCTCATTTTCATGCAGGTGGCAGTAAAACATGTTCCAATGAATAAAGTGAAATGGACTCAGGTTGTAAGTATAGTatattgtgatgtttttttttccctagatctctttaaaaatgaaattttcttTCACTGTCCCTCATGAAACTGGCCTCATTGTTCCTTATGTTGCAATTGCAGATCACAATACTAAAGCTTTTAAAACTCCTGCCCAGCCTAACAGAACAAACATTTCCATTGTAAACCCAAGAAAAAGTATGGACCACTTCTTGGTTTAATGGAAGAGATTGAAAGTGAATAACAAATACATCATTTCTGCTTCCTTGAATAATATGGTCTGTTTCATTGCAGCATTTCTCATTCATGACCAGTTCAAAATAGTTTGTGTAGATTAGACTTTTGTGCCAATGTGCAGGTCCTTTTGGTCACATTCTAATATTGTGCAATTGTatatgaactccacacagaaactTGAGGATAAGgtgtcacatttccccctggaGCTGGTCCTGCTGTTGATAGTTGGCGATGACCCAGTGTACCCTGGAGTGATCAAACTGCTGGACTGGTTTGAGCTACCTGATGAGTATTTGCTGGTTCAGGAGCGGCCCGAGCCCTGCCAGGACCTTTTTGCCTTCACTGAGGAGCGGGGTGGCTTCTTGGAGGAGGCCGAAGCCCAGAActtcctgcagcagctggtCAACACCCTGCAGCACTGCCACCAGCGTGGAGTCCTGCACAGAGATGTCAAGGCAGAGAATATCCTTGTTCAGATAGACACCAAGAGGCTGAAATTGCTGGACTTTGGCTGTGGCTGTATTCTGAATGACTCTGCCAAAAAACATTTCCGAGGTGAGTGGAGGCGAGCTGAATAGGTTTGACCATAACCAAACACACCCTCCTGTTGAGAAAACTGGGGAAAATAGTAGATATTAGgattgttttcagaaatgagTTTCAAAGTGAAAGGCGATATTTGAAAGTGAAGATACAAATAAGAGAGTAATTTTTGCAGTTAGTGTTAATTGGTCTCTTGCGTCTACAGGAACAGCTGAATACACACCTCCTGAGTGGCTTCGTTATGGAAAGTGCCACGGTGTCCCAGTGACTGTCTGGTCCCTAGGAATTGTACTTTATGACATGATCTGCGGAGACCTGCCTTTTAAGACAGACGGGGATATTCTAAAGGGAGTGCTGCACTTCCCAAGGGGTATCTCTAAAGGTGAGCTTGAAAAGACAATTTGATCAACCAATGTGATTCAGAACCAATCAAAGGACATTCCAAACCAACTGTCTCCTTATTTTTTACCCCACAGAATGTCGGAATCTCATTCGTTGCTGCCTGGCCAGCCGGCCTGAGAATCGCCCATCCCTCGAGCAGATTCTGCTCCACCCCTGGATGGCGTGAATTCACCGGATTGGAAGAGGGTATGTTGTACTATATTGTGGATTCCGAGTGACATTTGTAATAGACAGCACTATTACAAATATTGCTGTTTTCAATGGTACAAAAATACAGTGATTATCCAGTTTCTTTACGTTTTACAAGCCAGACAGATTCAGATTTTAGTTTGTAAGTAACATATGATGTTTAATAGTGTCTTGACAGTATTAGAtcctttaaaatgataaatctgTGGTGTGGAAATTAAAGCTCTATTGTACATGCCCAGAAATTCATATTTGTTAGGTTTTCAATAAGAAACTTTTAGGTGGTGTGAAAGCAAGTCATAATGAATTCGTGTTTCATAATGTTTTACTTCAGGTTAAACCACTCAATAGGAAACAAATGTTCATTCTTTTGCCACTACTACACCATCTTTCAGGGGCTGGTTTCTATAGCTCTTTAGTGCATGACCTAGCTATTCTTTCTCTTTtgttccatttcatttttaggTTGGTCTGAGAGCCATAATATATGGATGAGTATCTTCCAGAGTAACCCTCTCTTTGCTGAGACATTGGATTAATGAGGAGAGGATTTGTATTTACAAGAAGGTGAAAATGAAAGATGATATTAAGCCTTGCCAATACTCACGTGCGACAACTCTGGATTGAGTACATATTGCTAAATGTCTTGGATTGAAATTGTTACAGTAGATGTAGTAAttgatacatttatatttttctcatttcataaaataaaatattttcaataaatattttttctctgaaATGGACAGTGTGGCAACTCTTGATTTCATTAATATAAAAACACTAAGGTACTTGtctaagtaacatttatttacCTATGAGTCAGAAATCAGACATTTAATATCTATTTCATGAAGTATGGGCCATTaatatcaatataaaaataaaacatgtaattGGTATAATATCCCTTATATACCTATACAGACCTGTGTAATTCTAAAATTGAATTAGACTCTGTAAGCAGCACAATACAATAGCAGTTTGTGCAGCATCCTTACAACTGTTGAGTCCTGAGTTTGTTTCTACACTGAAGCACtttctgtgtggtgtttgcacGATCTCCTCTAGGCATACTAGCTGGGTTAATTGATCTCTAAATTGTCcaagtgtgtgtgagctctttgATGGACTAGTGTAGTCCTTCCTGAGCCCTATACTTTCAGAACAGACTCCAGGGTGCTGCAATAGATACAAGAGGCTCTGTGATACAGATGGACAAGTCTTGAGATTCACTGCTTTCTCAGACTCCCTAAGGATGCAGTCTGGTTAAGATTAGTCTAAATGtgtaattactattattattaagtggAGTATAATAAACCTGCTGCCTACAGTATGACAAGACAATATACGTATTGTCTGTCTTGTACAGCATGTCCAAAAAATTAACAACATTTGGAAATCATGTCTCAGCGGTATCCAGCCAAGATATGAGGAAAGGTCTGCGCCAGGTTGTTTCCaatgttaaaaatactgtagagtGACTCTGCCTGTTATTCCAAAAACAATCACATAGTCAGCAGTAATTAAATGTCTCAGACTTAGAGTTTGGACTACTCTCAGTATAATGCTTTTTCACAATGCCATATAAAGAGAAATCGATGACACGAGAacccattttcagttttttttttttttatttatcatatGCTGGAAATAGCATTGTTGGTTGTGGTCTGTCGTGTCCGACGATGATGGTTGTACTTTGTGTAGCTCATCTGTTTGGAAGTTTCCCCTTTTTGAAGTGGGAAAGCCATTGCACTGGGGCAATCCCACTCTCTCGACCCCAGAAGCCTGAATCCAGTGGTACGAGGAGTCGTCACGACTGGAGACTTCCTTGGTTGCATTGCAGCCTTGCCATGCCCTTCACTTTCCATGGAGCGTTGCGAcagtagtgtccccatcattatactggggcattaggacccacacagaccgcagggtaagcgctccctgctggtcccaccaacacctcttccagcagcaagcttggttttccccaggaggtctcctatccatgtactgaccaggctcacagctgttTAGCTGCAGTGAGAAATAGCATTAGAAGATACCTTAATAAATATCACTTTGGAACTTATAATAGCCTTTAATATACCGTTCATTTTCATTACAGCAAAGAACATTTCAGCTATACATATTGTCATGATAAAtggttttagaaaatgaatttaaacaATCACATGACATATATAAGATCTGGCTTCTGTGGTTGCTAGTCGCCATAACCAAGACAAACTTCTCATCTAGCAGTTTCTTGAATGATACAAATGTATGAACTTCAGCAACACATCTGgagtttcatatactgtaagagtGTAACATATAAGCACTTCAGCTACATATAAGAGTTTCCAACTTGCACAATAGTATCTTGCCTTTATAAACAAAACTTTCTAAAACATGGCTAAACAACCATAAGATGCAACTTGCTCttttgtgagaggaaaccatagCATATGGGGAACCAGTATACTTCTGTCTGATGACATCATAATCCTGGACCACTACAAGCCATTTCATTATAGTGACATCAATGCTGTTGTCATGGCATCAAGAATTTAAgtaagaacaacaaaaataaagcaaataaggTGTTTTCATCACACTTTGACCTTACAAAACTTTAAGCTGGATTCAGAGAGGGAAcctcattaaaaatgaattctaaTTCTTTATTTAGATTAGATTCATCTGACGGTAAGAAATAAATACCATTTGTTCTAGTATCAAACTGGTTTCAAGTATTGAGAGATTATATTATATTTCCGAAATTACTTTGATCTTTTTTCTGTAGCTGATTTTCATGTGATATAATAtctaagtactgtataatgttttgCCTTGTGATAGataggtgtcccatccagggtatagtcctgccttgtacccaaaGCTTCTTTAAACTCCAGGGTACTGTCACTCTTTCTAGAGATTAGTAATTAGGggatttctgaaaacaagaagGAAGTATTTTTCTTCAAGAAACCTCATTATTTTCAGTAATATAGTTTctctattaatttaattttactgttATACTTTTTCACTATCTACAATGTTTATGGCTAGGTAGCAGGTGTTAAATTTTGATGTAAAAACATGTAACTCATCTCATACTTAATGTATATTCTACACAACTTTGATCAAATAAAGATGAAGTATTCTAAAGAAACCTAATTATTGTTTAAATATGTTACATTATGTATAATGTGAATAAGTGCTCTTCACTCTTTTACTTTTACTACAATTCCCTTGTGCATTTTTTATGTGAAGAAAACCTTCAATTGTCTCAGTCTCCTCAACAGTCTGTTATTATATTTTGTGTATTAAGAAATcctaaataaagaaattcaaggTTAATTTATACAACAACAGCTGCATTTAAATGAAAGAGATTGTTTATGACCATACAGAAATAATTTAGTAATCATTTGTATGTGACTGAGTTGATACCCTTCAAAAGTCAGGACTGGATACATACAGGACCGGTAGtttaagtgtgttttttttttgggtccAAGGATCCTTGGCAGGAGCTTCTTCCATACCGAGAGAGAATGGCAGACAGGAGAGCAAGGAGGGAAGAAGAACCAAGAGCAGCAGGAGCTCAGAAAAAAAGTGTGGCAGGTCAAAAAGAAAGATGGGTGAAAGCATGGAGCAAGATATCAGTTGTAAAAGGATGAAGGATTCACATGGAGGACACATTTCAGCATGTGAGACAATATCGCTTTCTGGCTCACAGAGTCTAGTCAGCGAAAGTCATGAGGCAGGTAGTGAACCTCCTCCTGCCCAGGACACTCCTAAGAGAACACCAGACCCACAATGTAGAGGTTAGTGAGGACTCTTTATATTCGTATTTAGTATTATTGGCTATTACAACTGCATTTTGCCTTCTGTAAACTTTGAAACTTTGTAATACTTTGAAACTAATTAATAATAGTCTGCCACTCTGTGACTGTCTTACAGTTCTCTTacactattcattgttataatGGAACTTTTAACTAGAGCTTgcattaattttataattatattttgaatttCAACTTTAACCTTTAAAGCTTTAGGTAATATATTACAGAAGGATTTTTTAAGGGGACAGCTGGTTTATTTTGTGCAAAGTGcatcagccttcactttgtccaatttcattttcagaaagttTTGACCGACTTTATATGGAAACATACATGCTAGGAGCTGGTGGATATGGCTCAGTCTATGCTGGATTCAGAAAAGAAGATGGACTTCCGGTAATTAGCCTTACTTCTTAAAAATGGTCATGATGTCCATTTAACTCAAGGTTTTCAATAGTGCCCATGAGGTTTAGAAGTGGAAGAGATAGTATTTTTTGTTCTCATTTTCATGCAGGTGGCAGTAAAACATGTTCCAATGAATAAAGTGAAATGGACTCAGGTTGTACGTATACTatattgtgatgtttttttttccctagatctctttaaaaatgaaattttcttTCACTGTCCCTCATGAAACTGGCCTCATTGTTCCTTATGTTGCAATTGCAGATCACAATACTAAAGCTTTTAAAACTCCTGCCCAGCCTAACAGAACAAACATTTCCATTGTAAACCCAAGAAAAAGTGTGGACCACTTCTTGGTTTAATGGAAGAGATTGAAAGTGAATAACAAATACATCATTTCTGCTTCCTTGAATAATATGGTCTGTTTCATTGCAGCATTTCTCATTCATGACCAGTTCAAAATAGTTTGTGTAGATTAGACTTTTGTGCCAATGTGCAGGTCCTTTTGGTCACATTCTAATATTGTGCAATTGTatatgaactccacacagaaactTGAGGATAAGgtgtcacatttccccctggaGCTGGTCCTGCTGTTGATAGTTGGCGATGACCCAGTGTACCCTGGAGTGATCAAACTGCTGGACTGGTTTGAGCTACCTGATGAGTATTTGCTGGTTCAGGAGCGGCCCGAGCCCTGCCAGGACCTTTTCGCCTTCACTGAGGAGCGGGGTGGCTTCTTGGAGGAGGCCGAAGCCCAGAActtcctgcagcagctggtCAACACCCTGCAGCACTGCCACCAGCGTGGAGTCCTGCACAGAGACATCAAGGCAGAGAATATCCTTGTTCAGATAGACACCAAGAGGCTGAAATTGCTGGACTTTGGCTGTGGCTGTATTCTGAAAGACTCTGCCAAAACACATTTCCGAGGTGAGTGGAGGCGAGCTGAAAAGGTTTGACCATAACCAAACACACCCTCCTGTTGAGAAAACTGGGGAAAATAGTAGATATTaggtttgttttcagaaatgagTTTCAAAGTGAAAGGCGATATTTGAAAGTGAAGGTACAAATAAGAGAGTAATTTTTGCAGTTAgtgttaattggttaattgaaATTAGGAATTTCTTGCATCTACAGGAACAGCTGAATACACACCTCCTGAGTGGCTTCGTTATGGAAAGTGCCACGGTGTCCCAGTGACTGTCTGGTCCCTAGGAATTGTACTTTATGACATGATCTGCGGAGACCTGCCTTTTAAGACAGACGGGGAAATTCTAAAGGGAGTGCTGCACTTCCCAAGGGGTATCTCTAAAGGTGAGCTTGAAAAGACAATTCGATCAACCAATGTGATTCGGAACCAATCAAAGGACATTCCAAACCAACTGTCTCCTTATTTTTTACCGCACAGAATGTCGGAATCTCATTCGTTGCTGCCTGGCCAGGCGGCCTGAGAATCGCCCATCCCTCGAGCAGATTCTGCTCCACCCCTGGATGGCGTGAATTCACCGGATTGGAAGAGGGTATGTTGTACTATATTGTGGATTCCGATTGACGTTTGTAATAGACAGCACTATTACAAATATTGCTGTTTTCAATGGTACAAAAATACAGTGATTATCCAGTTTCTTTACGTTTTACAAGCCAGACAGATTCAGATTTTAGTTTGTAAGTAACATATGATGTTTAATACTGTCTTGACAGTATTAGAtcctttaaaatgataaatctgTGCTGTGGAAATTAAAGCTCTATTGTACATGCCCAGAAATTCATATTTGTTAGGTTTTCAATAAGAAACTTTTATGTGGTGTGAAAGCAAGTCATAATGAATTCGTGTTTCATAATGTTTTACTTCAGGTTAAACCACTCAATAGGAAACAAATGTTCATTCTTTTGCCACTACTACAACATCTTTCAGGGGCTGGTTTCTATAGCTCTTTAGTGCATGACCTAGCTATTCTTTCTCTTTTgttccatttcattttaaggGTTGGTCTGAGAGCCATAATATATGGATGAGTATCTTCCAGAGTAACCCTCTCTTTGCTGAGACATTGGATTAATGAGGAGAGGATTTGTATTTACAAGAAGGTGAAAATGAAAGATGATATTAAGCCTTGCCAATACTCACGTGCGACAACTTTGGATTGAGTACAGATTGCTAAATGTCTTGGATTGAAATTGTTACAGTAGATGTAGTAAttgatacatttatatttttctcgtttcataaaataaaatattttcaataaatattttttctctgaaATG contains:
- the LOC138238422 gene encoding serine/threonine-protein kinase pim-3-like isoform X2; amino-acid sequence: MNSNSLFRLDSSDGSLAGASSIPRENGRQESKEGRRTKSSRSSEKKCGRSKRKMGESMEQDISCKRMKDSHGGHISACETISLSGSQSLVSESHEAGSEPPPAQDTPKRTPDPQCRESFDRLYMETYMLGAGGYGSVYAGFRKEDGLPKLEDKVSHFPLELVLLLIVGDDPVYPGVIKLLDWFELPDEYLLVQERPEPCQDLFAFTEERGGFLEEAEAQNFLQQLVNTLQHCHQRGVLHRDIKAENILVQIDTKRLKLLDFGCGCILKDSAKTHFRGTAEYTPPEWLRYGKCHGVPVTVWSLGIVLYDMICGDLPFKTDGEILKGVLHFPRGISKECRNLIRCCLARRPENRPSLEQILLHPWMA
- the LOC138238422 gene encoding serine/threonine-protein kinase pim-3-like isoform X1; amino-acid sequence: MNSNSLFRLDSSDGSLAGASSIPRENGRQESKEGRRTKSSRSSEKKCGRSKRKMGESMEQDISCKRMKDSHGGHISACETISLSGSQSLVSESHEAGSEPPPAQDTPKRTPDPQCRESFDRLYMETYMLGAGGYGSVYAGFRKEDGLPVAVKHVPMNKVKWTQVKLEDKVSHFPLELVLLLIVGDDPVYPGVIKLLDWFELPDEYLLVQERPEPCQDLFAFTEERGGFLEEAEAQNFLQQLVNTLQHCHQRGVLHRDIKAENILVQIDTKRLKLLDFGCGCILKDSAKTHFRGTAEYTPPEWLRYGKCHGVPVTVWSLGIVLYDMICGDLPFKTDGEILKGVLHFPRGISKECRNLIRCCLARRPENRPSLEQILLHPWMA
- the LOC138238419 gene encoding serine/threonine-protein kinase pim-3-like isoform X2 — encoded protein: MNSNSFFGLDSPDGSLAGASSIPRENGRQESREGRRTKSSRSSEKKCGRSKRKMGESMEQDISCKRMKDSHGGHISACETISLSGSQSLVSESHEAGSEPPPAQDTPKRTPDPQCRESFDRLYMETYMLGAGGYGSVYAGFRKEDGLPKLEDKVSHFPLELVLLLIVGDDPVYPGVIKLLDWFELPDEYLLVQERPEPCQDLFAFTEERGGFLEEAEAQNFLQQLVNTLQHCHQRGVLHRDVKAENILVQIDTKRLKLLDFGCGCILNDSAKKHFRGTAEYTPPEWLRYGKCHGVPVTVWSLGIVLYDMICGDLPFKTDGDILKGVLHFPRGISKECRNLIRCCLASRPENRPSLEQILLHPWMA
- the LOC138238419 gene encoding serine/threonine-protein kinase pim-3-like isoform X1; amino-acid sequence: MNSNSFFGLDSPDGSLAGASSIPRENGRQESREGRRTKSSRSSEKKCGRSKRKMGESMEQDISCKRMKDSHGGHISACETISLSGSQSLVSESHEAGSEPPPAQDTPKRTPDPQCRESFDRLYMETYMLGAGGYGSVYAGFRKEDGLPVAVKHVPMNKVKWTQVKLEDKVSHFPLELVLLLIVGDDPVYPGVIKLLDWFELPDEYLLVQERPEPCQDLFAFTEERGGFLEEAEAQNFLQQLVNTLQHCHQRGVLHRDVKAENILVQIDTKRLKLLDFGCGCILNDSAKKHFRGTAEYTPPEWLRYGKCHGVPVTVWSLGIVLYDMICGDLPFKTDGDILKGVLHFPRGISKECRNLIRCCLASRPENRPSLEQILLHPWMA